One segment of Rhodopirellula baltica SH 1 DNA contains the following:
- a CDS encoding glucoamylase family protein, producing the protein MKRRLLLSAFAAAPLLAAHRLRGDGDFSMVSAGSRSTMEDLMMNENSYPFLDDLRRRCYLYFEEAADPQTGLIADRGHADGSSFSTYASSAACGFGLAAHGVAANNGWISKEEGASRVRKMLGFLVNEAQHERGLIYHFVDRITGQRALDSEASTIDTALLIAGAMHASQVFQDDRELVEMADTLYERVDWRWMLGDNGCLHMGWQPEIGRLPYQWDRFSELTILVLLAIGAPSSAIPPSCWNAWRRENVLHHQGESFVSYPPLFVHQYPQAFFDFRGVVSSDGRNYWRNSQLAHLAQIEFQQSLADQSPKRFGHYGEDLWGLTSSDSSNGYRDWGGPYEDGQAQPDRGIDGTVVPSAAGGGLAIAPEQTMRTLQYQKNTFGESVYGRYGFVNAFNPRRGWIGSDVIGIDTGITLLSASNLLEEGVWQPFMQHPAAKRAFRLAGFQPLAA; encoded by the coding sequence ATGAAGCGACGATTGCTTCTTTCAGCCTTCGCTGCCGCGCCCTTGCTCGCTGCGCATCGTCTTCGTGGAGACGGAGACTTCTCAATGGTCTCCGCTGGTTCGCGGTCGACCATGGAAGATCTGATGATGAACGAGAACTCTTACCCATTCTTGGATGATTTGCGTCGTCGATGCTACCTGTATTTTGAGGAAGCCGCTGACCCGCAAACCGGACTAATCGCTGACCGAGGCCACGCCGACGGAAGTTCGTTCAGCACGTATGCCAGTTCCGCTGCCTGCGGATTTGGTTTGGCTGCCCATGGAGTCGCTGCCAACAATGGCTGGATTTCGAAAGAAGAAGGTGCATCACGCGTTCGAAAGATGCTGGGCTTCCTGGTCAACGAAGCCCAACATGAACGCGGTTTGATCTACCACTTCGTCGATCGCATTACCGGCCAGCGGGCCCTCGATAGCGAAGCGTCGACGATCGACACAGCTTTGTTGATCGCCGGTGCAATGCATGCGTCACAAGTGTTCCAAGACGATCGCGAATTGGTTGAAATGGCCGACACGTTGTATGAACGTGTCGATTGGCGTTGGATGCTTGGCGACAACGGGTGTCTCCACATGGGTTGGCAACCCGAAATCGGAAGACTCCCTTACCAATGGGATCGTTTCAGTGAACTGACGATTCTCGTGCTGCTCGCAATTGGTGCTCCTAGTTCTGCGATCCCACCGAGTTGTTGGAACGCGTGGCGGCGCGAGAACGTTTTGCATCATCAGGGTGAGTCGTTCGTCAGCTATCCGCCATTGTTCGTGCACCAATATCCGCAGGCGTTCTTCGATTTCCGAGGTGTTGTTTCGTCTGATGGACGCAACTACTGGCGAAACTCTCAACTGGCCCACTTGGCTCAGATTGAATTTCAACAATCGCTTGCTGATCAATCACCAAAACGATTCGGACACTATGGTGAAGATTTGTGGGGTCTGACCAGCAGTGACTCATCGAACGGCTACCGCGATTGGGGCGGGCCCTACGAAGACGGCCAAGCTCAACCCGATCGTGGTATCGATGGAACCGTCGTGCCGAGTGCGGCGGGTGGCGGATTGGCCATTGCCCCTGAGCAAACGATGCGGACACTTCAGTACCAAAAAAACACATTTGGTGAATCGGTCTACGGACGCTATGGATTCGTCAACGCTTTCAATCCACGGCGTGGCTGGATTGGATCCGATGTGATCGGAATTGATACAGGCATCACCCTCCTGTCCGCATCCAACTTGTTGGAAGAGGGTGTCTGGCAGCCGTTCATGCAACACCCCGCCGCCAAGCGAGCCTTCCGTTTGGCCGGTTTCCAACCCTTGGCTGCTTAG
- a CDS encoding redoxin domain-containing protein — MNCVRIGTWKILQSLMFCVVVFGMTTTGFAQDKPSFELSEDVREALTPLFSRISKADVSRATVELSAETVMGGKVVETSDSVYQIASKYPNQYTVYYKSADDRKRLYSDGEKGVVALTPEAFFRLPNVASCQELATRSEINLGPYPEVVLALTLAGVDPAVTFLGGMKSVEVAGKVKYRGSIESIHLRGQQKDGVTWDLWISDEGKPRPLRLLVDLTPMLIATGQVAVPQGYAYSLRYDFKSWRVTGDVDEKLFRYTPPREAVEYESLEAFQKQAAEKLVEHPLLGQPVPEFELTLMDGSTVRNEDLKGKVVVLDFWATWCGPCLQAMPVIAETTRKFADKGVQFYAVNVGESSSLVKGFVSEQDWDVTVASDPDGDLIDLFTAKSIPLTLVIAPTGIVEAVHQGFPGEAELKQQFTDELEVLVQGGRIASSVTAEADPEKEADPEK, encoded by the coding sequence GTGAATTGTGTTCGTATTGGGACATGGAAGATCCTGCAGTCGTTGATGTTTTGCGTTGTCGTTTTTGGAATGACAACCACCGGATTTGCTCAAGACAAACCTTCCTTTGAACTCAGTGAAGATGTTCGCGAAGCATTGACGCCGCTATTTTCGCGAATTTCAAAAGCCGATGTCTCACGTGCGACTGTCGAGCTGTCCGCTGAAACGGTGATGGGTGGCAAAGTCGTCGAGACATCTGATTCGGTTTACCAGATCGCGTCGAAGTACCCCAATCAGTACACCGTTTATTACAAGTCGGCTGACGACCGGAAACGGTTGTATTCCGATGGTGAGAAGGGCGTTGTGGCTCTCACGCCCGAAGCGTTTTTCCGATTGCCAAACGTCGCATCGTGCCAGGAACTCGCGACCCGTTCGGAGATCAATCTTGGTCCCTACCCGGAAGTCGTTTTGGCACTCACGTTGGCTGGTGTGGATCCGGCGGTCACCTTTTTAGGTGGAATGAAATCCGTCGAAGTCGCGGGCAAAGTCAAGTATCGCGGTAGCATCGAATCCATTCATCTGCGTGGGCAGCAGAAGGACGGTGTCACATGGGATCTTTGGATCAGTGACGAAGGCAAACCTCGTCCGCTTCGTTTGCTGGTTGATCTCACACCGATGTTGATTGCTACCGGACAAGTCGCGGTGCCTCAAGGCTATGCCTATTCGCTGCGGTACGACTTCAAATCTTGGCGAGTGACCGGCGATGTCGACGAAAAGCTGTTCCGCTACACCCCGCCGCGAGAGGCGGTGGAATACGAATCGTTGGAAGCGTTCCAAAAGCAGGCCGCAGAGAAGTTGGTGGAGCATCCTCTGTTGGGACAACCCGTTCCTGAATTCGAATTGACGTTGATGGATGGTTCCACGGTGCGAAACGAAGATTTGAAGGGCAAAGTTGTTGTGCTGGATTTCTGGGCGACTTGGTGTGGTCCGTGTTTGCAGGCGATGCCCGTGATTGCCGAGACCACTCGAAAATTCGCCGACAAAGGTGTTCAGTTCTATGCCGTGAATGTTGGCGAAAGCTCGTCGTTAGTGAAAGGTTTCGTCAGCGAACAAGATTGGGATGTGACCGTGGCGTCGGATCCAGATGGCGATCTGATTGATCTGTTCACCGCGAAATCGATTCCCTTGACGTTGGTGATCGCTCCCACGGGCATCGTCGAAGCGGTTCACCAAGGTTTTCCCGGCGAAGCCGAATTGAAGCAGCAATTCACGGACGAGTTGGAAGTGCTGGTCCAAGGTGGACGCATCGCTTCTTCCGTCACCGCGGAAGCGGATCCTGAGAAGGAAGCGGATCCTGAGAAATAG
- a CDS encoding sugar phosphate isomerase/epimerase family protein, with the protein MKTPSIHRRTALQLTATSAMAAWLAQPLILLAQEAEKTAAEGGQPLPYMDRIGLQLYTLRDAMKADPEGTLKAVAEAGYRQVELMNIDDEAVRLAAIARDNGLIVHSAFMDFNVIAEPEKDGVGSVETTLELAERIGLRHVVFGYIAKHQRDTADKCRAIADRANKAADQTRNAGMRMCYHNHSFEFATFNGGAAEEVNTEANSNEDEKKANKLTAFDIFVERFDPHKMEFELDVFWAKIGGRDPIEMMRRLAGRISQVHLKDLKKDTPVITDEGQVPNDAFKELGNGIIDIPAVMNLAREIGVDQCHVEQDQSPAPLDSVRESYSFLKGAPA; encoded by the coding sequence ATGAAGACTCCTTCGATCCATCGCCGCACGGCATTGCAATTGACCGCCACTTCCGCGATGGCGGCTTGGTTGGCTCAACCTTTGATTCTATTGGCTCAAGAAGCAGAAAAAACTGCCGCGGAAGGTGGCCAGCCGCTGCCATACATGGATCGCATCGGATTGCAGCTGTACACACTTCGGGATGCGATGAAGGCTGACCCCGAGGGAACGCTGAAAGCTGTCGCGGAGGCGGGTTATCGTCAGGTCGAGTTGATGAACATCGATGATGAAGCCGTTCGTTTGGCGGCAATCGCTCGCGACAACGGATTGATCGTGCACAGTGCATTCATGGATTTCAATGTCATCGCGGAACCGGAAAAGGATGGGGTCGGTTCAGTCGAAACAACTTTGGAATTGGCCGAGCGGATCGGATTGCGGCACGTCGTCTTTGGCTACATCGCGAAACACCAACGCGACACGGCGGACAAATGCCGCGCGATTGCGGATCGCGCCAACAAGGCCGCCGACCAGACCCGCAACGCTGGGATGCGAATGTGCTACCACAACCATTCGTTCGAATTCGCAACATTCAACGGGGGTGCCGCCGAAGAGGTAAATACGGAAGCGAACTCAAACGAAGACGAAAAGAAAGCGAACAAGTTGACCGCGTTCGATATTTTCGTTGAGCGTTTTGACCCGCACAAAATGGAATTTGAGCTGGATGTTTTCTGGGCCAAGATCGGCGGCCGCGATCCGATCGAGATGATGCGTCGTTTAGCGGGACGGATCAGCCAAGTGCATTTGAAAGATCTTAAAAAGGACACGCCGGTCATCACCGATGAAGGTCAAGTTCCAAACGACGCTTTCAAGGAACTGGGCAACGGCATCATCGACATCCCCGCGGTGATGAATTTGGCTCGTGAGATTGGCGTGGATCAATGCCATGTCGAGCAGGATCAGTCTCCGGCGCCTTTGGACAGCGTTCGAGAAAGCTATTCATTCTTGAAGGGTGCCCCTGCCTGA
- a CDS encoding rhomboid family intramembrane serine protease yields the protein MGLNERDYSRSERTPWDRIENPLSMIKVLIGINVALFAVDWLSKGLLSDWFGVSGQTLLQPWLWFQPLTYGFMHNTEEVLPLHILFNMFLLFVFGSPVEQRLGGQEFLRFYLIAVIAGGIVGMLYPCAISLFQTGQLSPEIIGVSTIGASGAVIAVMVLFACYFPHQEVLFMFVFPVKAWVLASVLVLIDLVSALGLFGSASSTAFEVHLAGALFGFLYHRLQWSFHWLDFRRFGDFKDEMRLKSRRAKLKLHDPDKKIRAEAEDADRILAKIHESGESSLTSSERKTLERYSRRQRQKRELD from the coding sequence ATGGGGCTGAACGAACGCGACTACAGTCGCTCCGAACGAACACCGTGGGATCGAATTGAGAATCCCTTGTCGATGATCAAGGTTTTGATCGGGATCAATGTCGCGTTATTCGCGGTAGATTGGCTGTCGAAAGGGCTGCTCAGCGATTGGTTTGGCGTCAGCGGCCAAACGTTGCTTCAACCTTGGTTGTGGTTCCAACCACTGACCTACGGGTTCATGCACAATACCGAGGAGGTCCTGCCACTACACATTCTCTTCAACATGTTCTTGTTGTTCGTCTTTGGGAGTCCGGTAGAACAACGGTTGGGGGGGCAGGAGTTTCTCAGGTTTTATTTGATCGCGGTGATCGCGGGTGGCATCGTTGGGATGCTGTACCCATGTGCCATCTCGTTGTTCCAGACTGGGCAATTGAGTCCCGAGATCATTGGCGTGTCGACGATCGGGGCCAGCGGTGCGGTGATCGCGGTAATGGTCCTCTTCGCTTGCTACTTCCCCCACCAGGAAGTGCTCTTCATGTTCGTTTTTCCCGTGAAAGCGTGGGTGTTGGCCTCGGTTTTGGTACTGATTGATTTGGTGTCCGCTTTGGGGCTTTTCGGTTCCGCCAGCTCGACCGCCTTTGAAGTTCACCTGGCGGGGGCACTCTTTGGGTTCCTGTATCACCGACTTCAGTGGTCATTCCATTGGCTTGATTTCAGACGGTTTGGCGATTTCAAGGACGAAATGAGGCTGAAATCTCGTCGAGCAAAGCTGAAATTGCATGATCCCGACAAAAAAATCCGCGCCGAAGCAGAGGATGCGGACCGAATTCTGGCTAAAATCCATGAGTCAGGGGAATCCAGCCTGACTTCCTCGGAACGTAAAACCTTGGAGAGATACAGCCGGCGTCAGCGACAAAAACGCGAACTGGACTGA
- the floA gene encoding flotillin-like protein FloA (flotillin-like protein involved in membrane lipid rafts), with protein sequence MIASLLLDTLPLAQMPKVTTALLIGALVIFAGIVVVLFIFTSYFGLWIQSVLTGSKISFGNLIGMTFRKVNTRAIVRSKIMATQAGLDDPELTVGALEAHYLAGGNVQQVIRALIAAKKAKTISLTFREATAIDLAGRDVLESVQTSVYPKVIDCPPRGSAKPSLDAVAKDGIQLKVRARVTVRANLQQLIGGATEETIIARVGEGIVSAIGSADDHKAVLENPDVISKAVLVKKLDSQTAFEIVSIDIADIDVGANIGARLQADQAEADTAVARANAEGRRAAAVAEEQEMQAEIAKSQAQVVEAQSDVPRAMAEAFRSGKLLVMDYYRLQNVSADTEMRRALAGHSHDPDTPEETH encoded by the coding sequence ATGATTGCATCGCTGTTGTTGGACACCCTGCCTTTGGCTCAGATGCCCAAGGTCACCACTGCATTGCTGATTGGTGCACTGGTGATTTTCGCCGGGATCGTTGTGGTGCTGTTTATCTTCACCAGTTACTTCGGGTTGTGGATCCAATCCGTCTTAACGGGCTCCAAAATCTCGTTTGGCAATCTGATCGGGATGACCTTCCGAAAGGTCAATACGCGAGCGATCGTGCGAAGCAAAATCATGGCTACGCAAGCCGGTCTGGATGATCCTGAGCTGACCGTCGGTGCACTCGAAGCTCACTATTTGGCCGGCGGGAATGTGCAGCAAGTCATCCGTGCATTGATCGCTGCAAAAAAGGCCAAGACGATTTCGTTGACGTTCCGCGAAGCGACCGCAATCGATTTGGCGGGACGTGACGTGTTGGAGTCGGTTCAGACAAGTGTTTATCCGAAGGTCATCGATTGCCCGCCGAGAGGTTCGGCGAAACCGTCGCTTGATGCCGTCGCGAAGGACGGGATTCAGTTGAAGGTTCGAGCTCGTGTGACCGTGCGAGCCAATCTGCAGCAATTGATTGGTGGTGCGACGGAAGAAACCATCATCGCTCGAGTTGGCGAAGGGATCGTCAGTGCGATCGGGTCGGCGGACGACCACAAAGCGGTGCTCGAAAATCCGGACGTGATCAGCAAAGCCGTGTTGGTGAAGAAGCTGGATTCTCAAACGGCGTTTGAAATCGTTTCCATCGATATCGCTGACATCGATGTCGGTGCCAACATCGGTGCCCGTTTGCAAGCCGATCAGGCGGAAGCCGACACCGCGGTGGCTCGAGCCAACGCCGAAGGCCGACGTGCGGCGGCGGTCGCCGAAGAGCAGGAGATGCAGGCGGAGATCGCAAAGAGTCAGGCCCAAGTGGTCGAAGCTCAGTCGGATGTGCCACGGGCTATGGCCGAGGCTTTCCGAAGTGGGAAGCTTTTGGTGATGGATTATTACCGTTTGCAAAACGTGAGCGCGGATACCGAGATGCGGCGTGCCTTAGCCGGGCATTCGCACGATCCTGACACGCCTGAAGAGACCCACTGA
- a CDS encoding glucan biosynthesis protein — protein sequence MDLIDVRDFESLSQLAAERSQREYEPAPELPEPLASWQYDDYMKVKYRPERATWFDQGLPFWLETFHRGFVQTDLVELFTLNPSPSGDPISQRIAFNTNDFVYDAPLNAEEIPPAGHAGFRIVGPFPNRPDAQEMLSFIGSSYFRGRSGDTIYGASARGLAINIAMMQEEEFPDFRAFWIQMPAADSDQIAILAFMDSPSLTGAYRFRLVPGNAVTRVKVQADVYYRDRPEKIALAPLTSMWMWGDGLKGPPKDNRPSVHDSDGLLIQTGPNEWRWRAFARQSYPSVTSTEVESLHGFGLIQRNRAFYHYDDHNARYDKRPSVWIKPDAPWPDGRIELLELPGAHEGIDNLAAYWLPPEEESAPDQSATETDPSVESAANPGSSVAAIDAVSEPDGATEPPQPSLQFAYEVSFFPGDPPEHNVLGRATNLSVTRPKNANEPIEMEIRLAGPVLRGLPAEHPPSIQSNAIAGEICEEELERTDEGDWILHLGVTLAEDNSGERPVELSLQLISEDQPVSETFGYLLPPAEPEFVYPAVYTRQE from the coding sequence GTGGATTTGATCGACGTACGCGACTTTGAATCGCTCAGTCAGCTCGCGGCCGAGCGATCGCAACGGGAATATGAACCGGCCCCCGAATTGCCCGAGCCATTGGCATCATGGCAGTACGATGACTACATGAAGGTGAAGTACCGCCCTGAACGTGCCACCTGGTTTGATCAAGGCTTGCCGTTTTGGTTGGAAACATTTCATCGCGGGTTCGTCCAAACGGACTTGGTCGAGCTGTTCACGCTCAATCCATCTCCCAGTGGCGATCCGATCAGCCAACGCATCGCCTTCAACACAAATGACTTTGTCTACGACGCACCGCTGAATGCCGAAGAGATTCCCCCGGCGGGTCACGCCGGGTTCCGAATCGTGGGGCCGTTTCCCAACCGGCCGGATGCCCAAGAAATGCTGAGCTTCATCGGGTCCAGCTACTTTCGCGGAAGAAGCGGGGACACCATCTACGGTGCCTCGGCTCGTGGATTGGCAATCAACATTGCCATGATGCAAGAAGAGGAGTTCCCCGACTTCCGCGCGTTCTGGATCCAGATGCCGGCGGCGGATTCTGACCAGATCGCAATCCTGGCGTTCATGGACAGTCCCAGCTTGACCGGAGCGTATCGATTCCGATTGGTACCTGGGAACGCGGTGACACGCGTGAAGGTGCAAGCTGATGTCTACTACCGAGATCGCCCAGAGAAGATTGCATTGGCCCCGCTGACGAGCATGTGGATGTGGGGTGACGGATTGAAGGGACCTCCCAAGGACAATCGCCCATCGGTTCACGACAGTGATGGATTGCTGATCCAAACCGGCCCCAACGAATGGCGTTGGAGAGCGTTTGCTCGCCAAAGTTACCCCTCGGTCACATCCACGGAAGTCGAATCGCTTCACGGATTTGGTTTGATCCAACGGAACCGAGCGTTCTATCACTACGACGATCACAACGCACGTTACGACAAACGTCCCAGCGTTTGGATCAAACCAGACGCTCCATGGCCCGATGGACGAATCGAATTACTCGAATTGCCAGGCGCTCATGAAGGCATCGACAACCTGGCTGCGTATTGGCTGCCTCCCGAAGAAGAATCCGCACCCGATCAATCGGCCACCGAGACAGATCCTTCGGTCGAATCAGCCGCCAATCCTGGATCATCCGTTGCGGCGATCGATGCCGTTTCCGAGCCTGATGGTGCAACGGAACCGCCCCAACCCTCCCTTCAGTTCGCGTATGAAGTCAGCTTCTTCCCGGGCGATCCACCGGAACACAACGTGCTCGGCCGAGCAACCAACTTGAGCGTGACTCGACCCAAAAATGCCAACGAACCAATTGAGATGGAAATCCGTTTGGCCGGTCCGGTTCTTCGAGGGCTGCCAGCTGAACACCCGCCTTCGATTCAGTCCAACGCGATCGCTGGTGAAATCTGCGAAGAAGAATTGGAACGCACCGACGAGGGCGATTGGATCCTGCATCTCGGCGTGACCCTCGCGGAGGACAACTCTGGTGAACGACCAGTCGAACTGTCCCTTCAGTTGATTAGTGAGGACCAACCGGTATCAGAAACGTTTGGTTACTTGCTGCCGCCTGCGGAACCAGAGTTTGTGTATCCCGCGGTCTACACGCGACAAGAATGA
- the mdoH gene encoding glucans biosynthesis glucosyltransferase MdoH, translating to MVSKSTKRTRWLIAVITLVIAMAGTSVYVVSMSANGRGWLEWLSVPLFALLFGWIAFSFVVATLGFVRLLRRRPTTAEAEPSTGDDPPTAVLVPVYNESPIDVFARVEAMVRSLGPDQRFDFFVLSDTNDSEVWLAEELAWSQLMDRLEEQVSTSCNVYYRHRRENVARKAGNIADFCRRWSDPYPFMIVLDADSLLEPDTMIEMVRRMRADDRLGILQVPPTPIGRQSWFARMQQFAAAAYGPVFCEGFDAWAAEQGNYWGHNAIIRVEAFCDCCDLPVLPGQAPLGGEILSHDFVEASLLVRRGWKVRLANDLGGSYEECPTTLTDYAQRDQRWCQGNLQHSRLLLSEGFHPVSRLHFFSGVLAYASSPLWILFTCLCVASWALENRGATELELLDAVSPTAMQLGLFITAMAMLLIPKFYGYFNVVVRGQAVRFGGAIAMMISVLLEIVLSILLSPIMAIMHTRFVVSTLRGRMVKWSSQQRGEHGVPVFQAIRDYGGLTVLGVVITAAVFTFAQSWAVWFLPITTGLILAVPLAMAMASREIGKTLAKLRLLLIPQESNVPEVYQLYEDAMLASQQKWSVLPKSSMLEQLIDSPTYFHTHHGVLRASHAEHPMTDSERNLVRNASQRLQTGKEEPRGVDVSKIPMELRRALLSDIELLRELHVQAHSCPKRLATAAG from the coding sequence ATGGTCAGTAAAAGCACCAAGCGAACACGTTGGTTGATCGCAGTCATCACATTGGTGATCGCGATGGCCGGCACGTCCGTTTACGTGGTGTCGATGTCCGCCAACGGTCGCGGGTGGTTGGAATGGTTGAGCGTTCCGTTGTTCGCCTTGCTGTTTGGATGGATTGCTTTTTCGTTTGTTGTCGCAACGTTGGGCTTCGTCCGTTTACTTCGTCGACGACCGACCACAGCAGAAGCGGAACCATCCACGGGAGATGACCCGCCGACGGCGGTGTTGGTACCGGTCTACAACGAATCTCCCATCGACGTTTTCGCCAGAGTGGAAGCGATGGTCCGCAGTTTGGGACCGGATCAGCGATTCGATTTCTTCGTTCTCAGTGACACAAATGATTCTGAGGTTTGGCTCGCCGAAGAGCTGGCTTGGTCTCAGCTGATGGATCGCCTGGAAGAGCAGGTTTCAACTTCGTGCAATGTTTATTACCGGCATCGCCGGGAAAACGTGGCTCGCAAGGCTGGGAACATTGCAGATTTCTGTCGACGTTGGTCCGATCCGTATCCATTCATGATTGTCTTGGATGCTGACAGCCTGCTCGAACCCGACACGATGATTGAGATGGTTCGGCGGATGCGAGCCGATGACCGGCTTGGCATTTTGCAAGTTCCACCAACGCCCATCGGTCGACAGTCGTGGTTCGCGCGCATGCAACAGTTTGCTGCTGCGGCCTACGGTCCCGTATTCTGCGAAGGCTTCGACGCTTGGGCGGCCGAACAAGGAAACTATTGGGGTCACAATGCGATCATTCGTGTCGAAGCGTTTTGCGATTGCTGCGATCTACCCGTTCTGCCTGGACAAGCTCCGTTGGGCGGAGAGATTTTGTCGCATGACTTTGTCGAAGCCTCGTTGCTGGTTCGTCGAGGCTGGAAGGTCCGCTTGGCCAACGACCTCGGCGGAAGTTACGAGGAGTGTCCCACAACATTGACTGACTACGCACAAAGAGATCAACGTTGGTGCCAAGGTAACTTGCAACACAGTCGATTGTTGCTCAGTGAAGGCTTTCATCCGGTTAGCCGTCTGCACTTTTTTAGTGGTGTCTTGGCCTATGCCAGTTCGCCACTCTGGATCTTGTTCACATGTTTGTGCGTTGCCAGTTGGGCACTCGAAAACCGAGGTGCCACCGAACTCGAACTATTGGACGCTGTTTCGCCGACCGCAATGCAGTTGGGGTTGTTCATCACAGCGATGGCGATGCTGCTGATCCCGAAGTTTTATGGTTACTTCAACGTGGTCGTTCGGGGGCAGGCGGTGCGGTTTGGCGGTGCGATTGCGATGATGATCAGCGTTTTGTTGGAGATCGTTTTGTCGATCTTGCTGTCGCCGATCATGGCCATCATGCACACTCGTTTTGTCGTTTCGACGCTGCGTGGTCGCATGGTGAAATGGTCGTCACAACAACGTGGTGAGCACGGTGTTCCAGTATTCCAGGCGATTCGCGACTACGGCGGTTTGACTGTCCTCGGTGTGGTGATCACCGCGGCGGTATTCACCTTCGCTCAATCGTGGGCGGTGTGGTTCTTGCCGATCACCACGGGACTCATCCTGGCGGTGCCGCTCGCGATGGCGATGGCAAGCCGTGAAATTGGCAAGACACTGGCAAAGCTGCGGTTGCTGCTGATTCCTCAAGAATCAAACGTTCCTGAGGTCTATCAGCTCTACGAAGATGCCATGTTGGCATCGCAGCAAAAGTGGTCCGTTTTGCCAAAGTCTTCGATGTTGGAGCAATTGATTGATAGTCCGACTTACTTCCACACGCATCACGGTGTGCTGCGGGCCAGTCACGCGGAACATCCGATGACCGATAGCGAACGGAACTTGGTTCGCAATGCGAGTCAGCGTTTGCAGACTGGCAAGGAAGAACCCCGTGGCGTTGATGTGTCCAAGATTCCGATGGAGCTGAGACGAGCTTTGCTGAGTGACATTGAGTTGCTGCGAGAACTGCACGTTCAGGCACACTCGTGTCCGAAACGTCTGGCTACAGCAGCAGGTTAA